GAACGCCGAAATCGTCGCCGGGCTCGCGGGCGATGAACTCCCGGAATCCCAGCCGTTCGCCGCTCGCGGTATTCACGACCGCCTCGAGGTCGCCCCGATACAGAAGATGAGCCGCTTCCACGGGTGCGAGAGCGATTTCGTTCCCCTCGAGCGGGTAGCCGTAGCCTCGCGAGTCGTGATACCGTTGGCGTGCGTCGCCGCCTACGTGGACGACCCCCTCGTCCACGTCAAACCGCCCCTCGAGTGACATAGCCGGGGTTTCGCCGGCCGGCACTAAGTGGCTGCGGATCGATCCCTATTCGTCGTCACTATCGTTTTTGAGGAATCGCGTCCGAATCGAACACGCTGAAAGCCCCTGGTGCGCTCGACTCCCGCGCCTCGCTGCGGTCCTCAGTTGCTCGCTCCGCTCGCTCCTTCCGGTCCTTGCATCGTCGGGTTTCGTCGAGCAACGGGAGAGCGTTGCTCTCCCGAGCATCGCGGACGCGGGGCGTCCGCTCAGCGCACCAGCCCCTTTCAATCCCGCCCACCGCAGCGCCGGCTGGTCTTTCGGCTGTAGCGCGGTGGGAGACGACACGTTAGGAGTTAGTCGTCGGCGGGGGAGTCGGCCTCGAGCGGGCTCTCGAGTGCGCGATCACAGGTTGCGTCGAGACACCGGATGCCGCTGGCAGTCTCGAAGGTTGGGAGCCCGCAGTCGCACTCGCCGTCGACGACGCCGGCGGGGACGGCGAAGCCGGTGTCGCAGTCGGGGTAGTGCTCACAGCCGGCGATGAGCCCGCCGCGCCGGAGGATTCGGAGGTCGCCGTCGCAGTCCGATTTCGGACACCCCCACTCGCGGTCGAACGCTTCTTTCACCGCCGCGTCGAGGGACTCACAGCCGCGATCGAGGCAGACGTTGAACGCGAGACCGCGCTCGACACGCATCTTGGGGAGCCCGCAGTCGCAATCGCACTGTTCGTCGCGGACCGTCGCGTCCGCCGGCACGCCGTAGCGGTCGCCACAGCCGACGCAGTGGACGCCACTCGAGCGCACTAACGCCGCGCCGCAGTCGGGACACTCTCCGATGGGCGTCCCGGCCGCGGAGGCCGGGTAGTGAGCGAACCCGTCCTGTTCGTGGGCGGCGATCCGCAGCGTCTGGTTGTCCTTCTTCGCGACGAGGGTGAAGCCGCCGGTGCGATCGCTCGAGACGCTGTCGGCACGCGTCAGCCACGCGACGGGCTGGTAGCCGTCGATACCGTGGACCAGCACGGTGTTGTCCGGTTTGACGATCGTCGTCACTCGGCCGCGGTACTCCTCCCGGTCGGCGTCCTCGGCGATGACGGTACAGTCGCCCGCGAGCACACGGATTGCGTCGTCGATCATAGGACGGTTGGCCGCGGTTTCCTACTTAAATTCGCGGACGGATCTGCAGCGCCGAGGACCGCCTCGTAGCGGCGATTCGGATGGCGCTGGGCCTCGAGGTATCGTAGCCACTGAAAGTCACTGCACACTCGATCACACGACAGCTGTACGATCGATGTATACATCGTGTCAGTTGATACTATAACGGGGGCCGATGAGCGACTCGCCGCGGCCACCGACGCTGCGGTGACGCGGTACGAACTCGATTAGATCATCTCTCACATGGTGTTCTGGCCCCTATCCGACGGATCCGGCGGTTCCATGGTCGCCTCCGCGTTTCTGGCCACTGTTCTCCGTCCCGTGACTACTATGACCAGCGACCGACCCGGTTGCGTGCAGCGATTAGTCGATACAGACGTACGTTCGGGTCGTGCCGACTCCCTCGAGCGGCCGAATGGTGGTCGTAACCGTCTCGAGGAGGTCGTGGGGTTCGTCGCCCGTTAATTCGACCATCACGTCGAAGTCACCCGTGATGACGTGCGCCGCGACGATGCCCTCGGTATCGCGGAGAGTCTCGCACACCTCTTCGGACATTCCAGTCGCGGCGTCGATCATCGCATATGCGTCGACCATTTCCACCGATCTACGTCGGCAGGCCTCAAAAAACGAGAGTGCAACGGTGGTCGTCGGGCAGTCTTCGTTCGATACTGCTGCAGCGGTCACTGTGCCGTTTGCAACTGTCTCGACTGCGACCGGAGCGAAACCGCTGTCGGCAAACCGTCTCACCAGGCCCGCTCATGGGCGTCGATCAAACGGACTGCTGTCGAGACCTGTCGAGCAGGCGGACCGTTCCCGCGCGAGGCGTATCGATCGAAGAAGGCGACCGCCGCGATCTCTCCGACGGTCGGTTTCCCGGTTCGGAGATCGCTTCGGATGAGAAAGACGCGGACCAAACTGCTCGACAGTGGACGGTTCGCGCTACCTCGTTCCGTTTGCGTTCCCCGGCCCGCCGCCGCGGCTGTCGTCGGATCGATTCTCGCTGGCCTCGCTCGGACCGCTGGGGTCGCGCTCGTTCCCGGCCGATCTGTCGACGCCGTCGCCAGCGATTGAGCGAGCGATTGCTGCGGTTTCGGGCCCGCCGCGGTCGCCGGCTCGCTCCCGCAGCGTGCGAATCGACTCCGCATCGACGCCACGGTCCGCGAGAGCTCCGGGTGGGAGTCCGGCTGCGGCGGCCTCCGCCGTTGTGGCCCGTCGCTCGAGGCTCCGCATCTCGGCAACGGTTTTCGCGACTTCGGCGCGATAGCGCCCCTCGCTAATCTCGCCGGCCTCGCGGGACTCGTTGAGGTCCACGAGTTTCTCCTCGAGGTCCGTCATGCGCGCCTCGGTCTCGTTGACTCCCGTGGCGACGACGGCGGCTTTCGTCCGGTTCGACTCGGCGTTCGCGATCCTGGCACCGAAGGCCCGTTCCGAGACATTGCCCTCGATCTCGGCGTTCTGTACGCCGACGGCGGCGGCGAATTGCTCGCCCGGTCTGATCGACTCATTGCCCGCGTCGGAGTCGGTCTCCGCTTGCGCCCCACCGCTCGAGACAACGCTCGCCGCGGCGAGGGGGACTGCAACCGTCGCGACGACGAGTATCGCTGCCAGCGTGATCGATGTGGTTCGATTCATTGGTGAGTGATTGGTTCGTTCGGTAATAAACACTCGAGGCGGTGACTTGGGTTCATCGACGGTTTCCCCGATTTAACGCCGTTTTCGATCCGTTGCCGTCCATCGGTTTCGCCGATTTCGCCGGTTTCTCCGGATTCGGTCCCACAGCCGGATTCGATCCGTCGGATGGTCTATTTCGAGTCATTTCGCTCCGTCACCACCCGTCCCGTCTGCTTCCCCGTCGCCCGCGTCGGGAAGGGAGAGCACGTTCTCACGACCGAGGCGGAACGACTCGAGTTTCCCGTCCTCGCGGAGGCCGCTGACGACCTTGCTGGTCTTCGCGTCGGTCCAGCCGAGTTCCTCGACGACCGCCTGCTGTTTCATCCGACCGCCCCGCTCCTTGACGAGTCGGAGGACCTGTTCCTCGTTGCTGAGAAGTTCCATGTCGGGCGCGCCGCTCGCGCTCATACCCGCCGAGTCGTCAGCCGTCGCCGACGCCGGCGCGGTCCCCGAACTGGCGATCGGCTCGGGTCCGGAATCGGAATCCGAACTGGGAGCGTCGTCCCCGCCGGTCGTCTGCGCTGTCGCCGACTCGCGGGTGCGGTACCACCACGCGCCAGCGACGGCGAGTCCACCGACGACGACCGCAGCGACTGCCATCGCGGCCGTGCTCGGCTCAGATCCGGCGGCGCTCACGACGACCTGTGGTTCTCCGGAGACGAAGTCGGTCTCGCCGCCCCGCCAGATCACAGCCTGCTCGCGCTCGTCGTCCGGACCTGGCGTGACCGACGTGCGCTCGTAGCCGTCTGGCCACTCGACCAGCAATCGCGTCCCGTCATCAAGGTAGAGCCCCTCGATCGCGTCGCCGGCGCGGAGTTCGTTGCCGTCGACGGCCGCGAACCCGTCCCAGCGGAAGGTGTACCTAACGACGCCGTACTCGCGTGCGAGCGACTGGCGCGCGGTCGTCACGTCGAACCCGTCGGCAGCCATCTCGCGGCCCGTCGCGTTGTTCGCCGTCGCAACCGTCTCGTTCAGTCGATCGGCGAACGACTGCGTGTGGGTTTCGGGGTCGTCCCGAATGTCATCCTGCAGCGATTCAAACGCCGTCGTGCTCTCATTGTCGTCGAGCCGAACCCAGAACTCGAGGGTCCACTCGGCGGTGCCGTTCGGCCGGAGCGCGACATCCATCCGGACCTCGTCCGCATCGATCCGGTCTTGCTGGACTGCGAACGGGTTCGATTGTGACCGCCCGCTGGTCGTGGCTTCGGTGACGGCGACGACCGGGCCCGCTGCGACGAGAAGCACCGCGATGACCACGGCTGTCACGCCGACGCGAACGTTCATACGAGTCGGTACTTGCCACTTCGGTTAAAACATATGGAAGTCGTAGAAACGGCTCGAGTGACACGCTTCCAACACTGAACGCCGGATACGGTTCGGAACTGGTCAGTGACCTATCACCAGATGGCCTCGTTCGGTCCGGCCGCGTCACCACCGGGGTAAGGCTCCGAACGACTTCGCTGAGCGACTCGACGGCACCGCTGACGGACTCGGTTATCGCCTCGAGTACGCCGGAGTCGAACTCCGAGACCGGATCCGGAAGGTCGTTCGGAGACCGTCGATCGGCCG
This genomic stretch from Natrinema sp. SYSU A 869 harbors:
- a CDS encoding DUF91 domain-containing protein, giving the protein MIDDAIRVLAGDCTVIAEDADREEYRGRVTTIVKPDNTVLVHGIDGYQPVAWLTRADSVSSDRTGGFTLVAKKDNQTLRIAAHEQDGFAHYPASAAGTPIGECPDCGAALVRSSGVHCVGCGDRYGVPADATVRDEQCDCDCGLPKMRVERGLAFNVCLDRGCESLDAAVKEAFDREWGCPKSDCDGDLRILRRGGLIAGCEHYPDCDTGFAVPAGVVDGECDCGLPTFETASGIRCLDATCDRALESPLEADSPADD
- a CDS encoding Lrp/AsnC ligand binding domain-containing protein; protein product: MVDAYAMIDAATGMSEEVCETLRDTEGIVAAHVITGDFDVMVELTGDEPHDLLETVTTTIRPLEGVGTTRTYVCID